A genomic region of Solanum dulcamara chromosome 2, daSolDulc1.2, whole genome shotgun sequence contains the following coding sequences:
- the LOC129878049 gene encoding transcription factor JAMYB-like has protein sequence MDHHQKIEVDSGRGRGRGEGDCTKIKEIKEEDIGMDLRRGPWTVEEDFTLINFIAHHGEGRWNSLARCAGLKRTGKSCRLRWLNYLRPDVRRGNITLEEQLLILELHSRWGNRWSKIAQHLPGRTDNEIKNYWRTRVQKHAKQLKCDVNSKQFKDTMKYLWMPRLAEKIQAAAATSNPMVASSSGPTTTTYIQNQEIQHPLLNMNHHVPEYMPIQLMNIEKTNNLNYSATSASSDNYSSDLTDGCYNFSINQSSNQDYSQVNESTNQLCHGESTINPIGYNFHPGFQGFQEVDQQNSTQWMDNAWNIEDVCFLQQQLNNDM, from the exons atgGATCATCATCAGAAAATTGAAGTTGATTCAGGACGAGgacgaggaagaggagaaggAGATTgtacaaaaattaaagaaattaaggAGGAAGATATTGGTATGGATCTTCGAAGGGGTCCATGGACCGTTGAAGAAGACTTTACACTTATTAATTTTATTGCTCATCATGGTGAAGGTCGTTGGAATTCCCTTGCACGTTGTGCTG GTTTGAAGAGAACAGGAAAAAGTTGTCGATTACGATGGCTTAATTATCTTCGACCAGATGTTCGACGTGGCAATATTACTCTTGAAGAACAACTCTTGATTCTTGAATTGCATTCTCGCTGGGGCAATCG ctGGTCTAAAATTGCTCAACATCTACCCGGAAGAACAGACAACGAAATCAAGAATTACTGGCGAACTAGAGTGCAAAAACATGCAAAACAGCTCAAATGTGACGTGAACAGCAAGCAATTCAAAGATACCATGAAATATCTTTGGATGCCAAGGTTAGCCGAAAAAATTCAAGCCGCCGCCGCTACTTCCAACCCGATGGTGGCTTCTTCCTCCGGCCCCACTACAACCACTTACAtccaaaatcaagaaattcaacatccactactaaatatGAATCATCATGTACCCGAATATATGCCTATTCAACTAATGAATATCGAAAAAACAAACAATCTTAATTATTCAGCAACTTCGGCTTCATCGGATAATTACTCATCCGACCTCACTGATGGTTGCTACAATTTCTCAATTAACCAAAGCAGTAATCAAGATTATTCTCAAGTTAATGAAAGTACTAATCAATTGTGCCATGGAGAATCCACAATTAACCCCATAGGTTATAATTTTCACCCTGGATTTCAAGGGTTCCAAGAAGTGGATCAACAAAACAGTACACAATGGATGGACAATGCATGGAATATTGAAGATGTGTGCTTCTTACAACAACAATTGAACAATGACATGTGA